The sequence CAGCGACTGCACCTGCTTCCCGCGCCTCGCAGCGCGCCGACGACGATGCGGCTGACCGCCCCGGACCTGGCCGCCGACCACGCGGTGGCGGCCACGCCTTGAGGTTGACGCCTCACCCGGTCTTCTTGCGCGCCAGCGTGATCCCGTCAGCGCTGGGGAGCAGGGCCATCTCCACCCTGTCGTCGTCGCGGATGAACGTGTTCAGTTCACGCAGGGCGACCGTGTCGGGGTCCTGGATCCCGGGGTCGATCACCCTGCCGAAGAACAGCGTGTTGTCGAGCACGATGAGGCCGCCCTGGCGAACCAGAGTCAGGGCGGCCTCGTAGTACGCGCGGTATCCGCTCTTGTCGGCGTCGATGAACACGAGATCGAAACTTCCCGGCCCTCGCTCGGCCTCCAGCGCGGCGAGCGTGGCGGAACCCTCACCGATGCGCACGTCGATGCGGTCGGCGACCTGCGCGCGTTCCCAGTAGGGCCGTGCGATGTCCGGCCACTTCGTACTGATGTCGCATGTCACCAGCCTGCCGTCCGCCGGGAGAGCCCTGGCCATGCACAGCGTGCTGTATCCCGTGAAGGTGCCCACTTCGAGTACCTCCCGCGCCCCGACAAGGCTCACCAGCAGCGCCAGGAACTGGCCCTCCTCCGCCATCACCTGCATGGCCTCGCCCATCGGCAGCTGGGCTGTCTCGTGCCGGAGGTCACGCAAGATCTCGTCGTCCCTGAGGGACACGTCCCGAACGTAGTCGAGCAACTCGGGGGAATATTCGATCTGATTCGCCATAGGATCACGATAGAGGGAGAACCTGATCGGGACGAGTATCGGACTCGAACAGGACGTAATGCGTCCACAAACGACTACGACCTGACAAAGTCCGTTCCTTCGCGGCCGAAGATGATCACTGAATGCGAAGTTCGATACCGACCTTACCGGCGAACGCGTTAAAGAACACCACCCTTCGTGCACAGTCCGTAATATCTTTACGAGACGAATATTCCGACGGTAGATTTGATCCCGTGGAGAGGGATGCAGGGACGCTGATCGATCACAGCGAGTCACGACGGCATGCGGCACCGATCCGGGCAACACCGGGAGAACGGGCGAACATCGACGTGGTGGAACGGCATCGGGAAATCGCCGCGCTGCGGGAACTGTTCGCCCGGTCCCAGCGGGGGCACGGTCAGGTCGCCTTGCTCACCGGCGGTGTCGCCAGCGGAAAGACGAAGTTGTTGAACACGTTCGCCGATATCGCCTCCGAGAGCGGAGCTATCGTTCTCACCGCGACCGCGTCAAGAGCGGAGCAAATAATTCGATTGGGCGTCGTTGACCAATTACTGCAACAGGCGACATTGTCGAGGGAAGTGGCGGGGAACCTCGCCCTTTCGATCGAAGAGAACGGGATGTCCGCACCTCAGGACACCGACGGCGACCCGCCGCCACATCCGCAGGTGATTCGCGAGTTGTCGGCCACGCTGCTCGGACTCGCGTCCGACCGGCCGCTCGTGCTCGGCGTGGACGATGTGCAGTTCGCCGACAGCCAGTCCCTTCAGGTACTCCTGCACCTGCAACGCCGGATGCGTTCGGCGCCCGTCCTGCTGATCCTCACCGAGTGGTCCCAGCCGCGCCCGAGGCAACTGCCGTTCCACATCGAGATCGCCCGCCTGCCCTACTTCAGCAGGCTCCGGCTCGCCCCCCTGTCGCAGGCCGGTGTCGCGGAGCTTCTCGCCCAGCGCTTCGACCCTGTGACGGTCCGCCAGCTCGCGCCTCCCTACTACCAGGCCAGCGGCGGGAATCCGTTGCTGCTGCACGCGCTGATCGAGGACTACCTCAGCTCCGAACACCCGGTGTCCCCGGAGTCGCGAGCGGCGCCGGTGGTGGGGGACGCGTTCGCGCAGGCCGTCCTCGCCTGCCTGCAACGGTGGGAACTCACGCTCTTCCAGGTCGCGCGCGGCCTGGCGCTGCTCGGCGAACACGGCTCGCCGCACCGGCTGGGACGGCTGCTCGGGATGACGGCGGACTCGGCCGCGCAGGTGCTCGACGTGCTCACCATGGCGGGTCTCGTGGAGAACGGCGGTTTCCGGCATCCCGGTGCCAGAGCGGCCGTGCTGCGGGATTTCCCGCCCGACGAGCGTTCGGCACTGCACGCGCACGCCGCCGAACTGCTCAACCAGGACGGGGAATCGGCGACAACGGTGGCAGGCCACCTCATCGCGGCGAACCGCGCCGACGGCCGATGGGCCGTGACCGTGCTCAGGGAAGCCGCCGAACTCGCGCTGGAACACGACGAGGAGATGCTGGCCGCCGCGTGCCTCGAACTCGCCCAGCGCGAATGCGCCGACGAGCGGGACCGCGCGATGCTCACCGAGCTACTCGCCAGAGCGGAATGGCGTTCTCGCCCCGCCACCGCGGGCCACCGCATCAACGGGCTGAAGAAAGCGCTGCGGGACGGCTACCTGAGCGACACCGGCTCGCTGACGCTGGTCAAGTACCTTCTGTGGCACGGGAAGGCGGACGAGGCCGCCGCGACGCTGCGCTCGCTGTTGCGCCGGCAGGACCCCGGCGAGCGGGGTGAACTCCAGCTAGCCTACCTGCTGTTGACGTTCTCCCACCCTCCGCACTTCCCCAGGCATTCCGACGTGGGCTTCGATGTGGTCGGCGACGGCGCGTTACCCCCTGCCGAGGCACCAGGGCGGCGAGCCGCGGCGGCACTGGGTGCCGTGCTGACGCGGGGACCGCTCGACACCGCCGTTGACGCGGCGGAACACATCCTGCAGACCTGCGCGATGACCGACCGGTCGCTGGACACGCTGCTCCACGCCCTGCTGACACTGGTCTACGCGGAGAGGTCCGACCGCGCCGCTGTGCTCTGCGACTCGTTGCTGGCCGAAGCGGACCACCGGCGCGCCACGGCATGGCGGACGCAGTTGCGCACCGTCAGGTCCGACATCGCGATGCGGCTCGGCGATCCGCTTCTCGCCGCCGAACATGCCAGGGCCGCGCTCGATCAGCTGAGCGCGAAGGAATGGGGTGCCGGCATCGGCACGCCACTGTCCACCTTGCTCCTCGCGACCACGGCCATGGGTGACTTCGCCGAGGCGGCCTCGTTGCTGAAGCACCCGGTTCCCTCGGACATGTTCACCACCTGGTTCGGGCCGCCCTACCTCTACGCGCGGGGCCAGTACTTCCTGGCAACGGGCCGCCCCACCGCGGCGCTGAACGACTTCCGGCAGTGCGGTGCGCTGATGACCGAGTGGAACATCGACCATCCCGCGATCGCGCCGTGGCGCAGCGGCGTGGCACAGGTACAGCTGCTGCTCGGCCGAGCAGGACAGTCCAGGCAGTCCCTTGTGGACCAGATGGCGCTACCCGGCGCCGGTGCGCGCACGAGGGGCGTCTCGCTGCGGCTGCTCGCCGCGTCGTCGCCGCCGGCGCTGCGGACGCACCAGCTGGAGGAGTCCACGAAGCTGCTGCTGGAATCCGGCGATCAGCTCGAACTCGCGGCCACACTGGGCGCACTCGCCGAAGCCAGCCGCGCCGACGGGGACCAGGCCAAGGCGCGCGAGACGCTGGAGCGCGCGGTGGAACTCGCGCGAGGCTGCCATGCGACGGCCCTGCACCAGCAACTGGTGTCCAGCGGCGAGGCCTCGGGCGAGCACGGTGGTGCGTCCCGGGAGACCGATGGAGTCGCCTCGCTCACCAAGGCCGAGCGCAGGGTCGCGGCGCTGGCCGGGCTGGGACACACCAACCGCACGATCAGCCGCAAGCTCGGCATCACCGTGAGCACGGTGGAACAGCACCTCACCCGCGTCTACCGCAAACTCAACGTGCGAAGCAGGGCCGAACTCCCCTCGGGTCTCCCGCTGCACCCGGTACCCACGATCGCGGCGAGCGACCGGGAGGAGGGGCCGATCACCGCCCTGCACCGGCGTGCCCCGGCCGCCCAGTGCTGAGGGTGACTGTGAGATACCACGGCCATTGGTCAAGCCCTCCCAGCTTCTCCTGCCCGGGTGGGCGCACTCGGAAGCTTTCGTCACCGAGATGGGCTTCGACAGGCTCGGCGCCCCTCCACGAGTGATTATCCGACTCCAAGTCACCCTCTCAGTCATGACGGCGTTGGCCGACAAGGAAGTCCAATACGGTCTCGGCAAGACGGGATTCGACGTCTACGGAATCGGGTGCGGTGGCACGGCGGAACTTCTGCGACGCCGTCAGGGATAGCAGCCACCATGCGCCGGCCTCGACGTCCAGATCGGCCCGCAGCTCTCCGGCGCAGCGGCCGTGCTCGAGCACGGCCGCGAGTGCAACGGCGATGCGGCGGGTCGCATCTTGTGAGGCCGCCTCGATCACGGGCTCGCCGGTGATGGCGGAGGCATCGGCGAAGAGTGCGCCGATCGACCCCGGAGTGTGCACACGCTGCAGGTGCACAGGGTCCAGGACAGTGGCTAGCAGCGCCGACACCGACTCCTGCCGTGCCACGAAGTCCGCCAACCAGGCGCAGATCTGATCCGCGCGCCGGCGCACCGCCGCCGCGAACAGCTCGGCCTTGGTGCCGAAGTTCTGAAAGATCACCGGCTCACTCACGCCGATCCGTCGCGCTACCGCAGCCGTCCTCGCACGCTGGTAGCCAACCTCGGCGAACACCTCGGTCGCCGCCACCAGGATCGATTCGCGGCGCTGCGGTCCTGTCATCCGGGAACGCCCCGCCATCGCGCGGCCCGACGGCCCCTGCTGTTCGGTCATGTCCGCATCGTATCCACGCTTGCCCATTAACTTAGTGACGACTAAGCTCAACTCGTCCTTAGTCGCCACTAAGTTAGTGAGGGTTCTCATGGTCTTCAGACATCTCCTGCGCGGGCGGGCACAGGCGGACGCGCCGGGCGCGCTTCGGCAAGCTCGGCTCTACGATCTGATGTCCCTGGTCGTATTCAACCGACACCGACGGCGCGTCTACGGCAGGATCGTCGAACTCAGCGGGGCGCAGCCCGGTGACCGCGTGCTCGATGTCGGATGCGGGCCCGGGTATCTGACCGCACTGGCCGCCGGTGCTGTGGCATCCGAGGGAGATGCCGTGGGAATCGACCCGTCAGAACCGATGATCGACCGCGCCCGGCAGGTCCGGGGCCACGGCAATTGCTCCTTCGAACTCGGCAAGGCCGAGGCGCTGACTGCCCCCGACGCCTCGTTCGACGTCGTACTCTCGAGTTTGGCTCTGCACCATGGACCCGAAGCCGCACGCGCCAAGGCCATATCGGAGATGTACCGGGTGCTGCGTCCAGGAGGCTGCGCCGTGGTAGTCGATTTCCGACCACCGCAGGGTCGCCTGGGTCAGCATCTCGCCGGAGTGTTGGCAGGCAACGACATGCGACACAATCCGATCGACCGCCTCGCCCCGATGGCCCAGGACGCGGGTTTCACCTCGGTCACGAGCGGCGACCTCGGCTTCTCCCTCCACTATGTGCGGGCCTACCGACCCGTTTCCCCGTAATGGCTGCGTAAGCAGCTCCAACACCGTGGCGCTCGAGTGAACGCCGCACCGTGGCAGCCGCCGGGTGAGGCGGACCACCAATCGCACGATCAGCCGAGAACTTGGCATCATCGTGAGCACGGTGGAACAGCACCTCACCCGCGTCTACCGCGAACTCAACGTGCGAAGCACGGCCGAACTCCCCTCGGGACTCCCCTTGCACCCGGCCGGGGAGATCACCGACGTCCTACCGCTGAGCGAAAACCTGGTCGCGACGGTCGTGCGGTGGAACAAACGGTTGCCGAGCACGTATGTGCCCGACCAGCCGCAGGATCGGGCTTCCACGATCCTGCCGAGTACGCGAGGGTCGCCGCGGACGGCCATGAGCCGGCGCGACGTCCGAAGCGTGAGGCCGCCCCGGGGATCAGGGTGCTGTCCGAGCCGGGCGTCGGCTCGGACGAACTCATCGAGTTGTGACGGCCCGCGCCGCCGCGAGTGTCCGATCCAGCTCCTCCGTCTTGCGGTGCATGCCCAGCTCCCTGGCCAGCGTGAGCGCCGACCCGGCCAGTTCCGCCGCTTGATCGGTCTGGCCCAGCGCGAGAAGGTTCACGGCGAGCCGGTGCCGCGCCTCGACCTCGCCTCTGCGGTCGGCGAACTCGGTGAAGACCCGCAACGCTTTCTCGATGAGCCCGATGGCCTCGCGGTGGCCTCCCCGGTACTCGACGATGCGGCTGTGAGACAGCCGCACGTAGGCGTGCCCCACCGGCTGATCCAGTTCGTCGAGCAGGGTGAGCGCCCTTCGGCACACGTCGTCGGCCGCGCCCAGCTCCCCGAGTGCGATGAGGGCCTTGGCCAGGCTGCTCAGTACCACGGCCTCAAGGTCGGCCTCCCCGATCCGCTCGGCCACGGCGAGCGCGCGCCGCAGCGGGCTCACCGCGCTGTGCGGATCGCCCGCGCTGATCCGCACGTTGCCCAGCTGCCGCAACGCCCGTGCCTCGCACCGGAGGTCCTCGGTGAGCGCTCTGAGGTCCAGGGCGTCGCGGGCGAGCTGCTCGGCGGCGGCGAGATCACCGAGTTGCATCCGGCAGAAGCTCAGCAGAACCAGGGTGTTCATCAACGCCGGGTTCTCTCCGGCACGGGCGAAAACCTCGGCGCACGACGTCAGAATGGCGGCGGCATCGCCGAGCAGGCCGCCCATGGCCGCGGCGTGGGCCCTGCCGAACTCCGCTCGCGCCGACACCAGCGCATCTCCCGCAGCGGCCCGCGCCACCGCCGAGTACACGCGGTCGATCTCACTCCTGCGGTGTTTCATGGCGAGGAAGCTGCTCAGCCGTTCCGCCGCGTCGAGGGCGTCGCGATACCAGCCCAGTTCCGCGCCCCTGATCAGGATGTCCAGCAACGTCTCACACTCCGCGGCACACCACGCCGTCGGGTCTCTGGACACGACCGCTGCCATCTCCTGCGGCAGCGGTGAGAGAGCCTGGAAGGTCTCCGAAGGGGGCGGACCGACCGGGGCCAGCCACCCCGCGGGCGGGGGCAGGTCGCGATGGGCCAGCTCGATCAGCATCCGGCACCGGTCGAACACACGTCGGAAGGCCGCTCTCGCCGCCGTCCCCTCGATCTCGGGGTCGCCGTCCAGCGCGCGGCCCTGCTCCGAGGCGAAGACCCGCACCAGATCGTGCATCGTGTAGCGCTCCGCCCGCACCGAAGCCGGTTCGACCAGATGGCTTTCCAGCAGGTTGTGCAGCGCCTGGTCCACGCAGGCGTCGTCGTCCACGAGCGCGGCGAGCGCCCACGGCGACAGATCGGGAGTCCCCACGAGAGCGAAGCGCCGGAACACCCGCCGCTCCAGCTCACCGAGCGCGTCATGCGAGACGGTGAACCCCGCCCGCACGTCGAGTTCGGCGACCGCCAGCTCGTCGAGTACGAGTCTCCGATCACGCATCTTCGCCAGCAGGCGAGCCAACGACCACGACGGTCTGGTCACCAGCCTCGCCACCACCACTCTGATCGCGAGCGGCAGCCGCCCGCACAGATCCACCAGCTCCCCCGCGGCCTCCGGCTCGGCCTCGACGCGCTCGCGGCCGATCACCCTGGTCAGGAGCAGCACTCCTTCCTCATGCGTCAACGGCGCGAGTGGCAACGAGATCACGCCTGGCGGTCCCACCAGACGTCTTCGACTGGTCACCAGCACCGAGGCCCCCGAGGTTCCCGGCAGCAGCGGGCGGACCTGCCCCATATCGGCGGCGTCGTCGAGCACCACGAGCACGCGCCGCCGGGCGAGCCTGGTGCGGTAGCTGGCGGCGCGTTGCTCGGCACCGGCGGGGATGGCCACATCCGGAACGCCGAGACCGCGCAACAGATCGGCGAGCACATCCTCCGGCGACCGGGGCGAGCCGGAGCCCCCGCCGAGAGACGCGTAGAGCTGCCCGCCGGGAAAGCGGTCCGCGAGCCGGTGCGCCGCCCGGATGGCCACCGTGGTCTTGCCTGCCCCTGGCTGCCCGCTGACCACCACCACCCGGACGGCGCCGTCGGTCTTCTCAGGGTCGAGTCCCTCCACGATCCTGGTCAGCACGTCGTCCCTGCCGGTGAAGTCCGCCGTGTCTGCGGGAAGCTGCCTCGGCGGCTCGGACAACGGCGGCGGTGTCGCACCCCCTTCCGGTGCGCGTTCCCCCCGGAGGATGCGCGACTGGAGGTCGCGCAGCTCGGCTCCCGGCTCGACGCCGAGCGCATCGATGAGGGCCGACCTCGTCGCGGTGTAGACCTCCAGTGCGCCTGCCCGGTTCCCGCCCAGCCACAGTGCTCGCATCAGCAGCCCGGCGAGTTCCTCCCGCAACGGGTGCTCGGCGAGCAGCGTGTGCAGTTCGGGAACCACGTCGTCGTGGCGGCCGAGTTCGATCTCCGCGGCGAGGCAGTCCTCATGCGCGGTGATCCGTGCGTGTTCCCATGCCCTGAGCAGGTCGGCCACCGGTGGGGACGCGGTCGTACCTTGTGAGGACGGCTGCCCCTGCCACAGCGCGACAGCCAACCGCAGCGCACCCGCCACGCGCTCGTGATCACCACGTCGTGCGGCGTCCCTGCCCTCCCTGACGAGCTGCTCGAACTCGATCAGGTCGCATTCGCCGGGCCGGAGATCGAGCTGGTAGCCGTCGGCAGTGCGCTGGAGCCGGTCCTCTGCGCCTTGCCGTGCGTGCCCGAGCGCCGACCGCAGCGCCCAGACGTGGTTGTGCAGACCGGCCATCGCCGTTCGCGGCGGGTTCTCGCCCCACAGCGCCTGCATCAGCCGGTCGATGGTGACCGTGCGGCTGTGATGGCCTGCCAGCAGCAACAGCAACGTCGCGGCCTTACCGCGAGGAATCGCGACTTCCGTGTCGTCGTCGGCCCGCAGGCGCAATCGTCCGAGTACCGTCAACCGCACGCCGCCCCCTGTGACCGT comes from Saccharomonospora xinjiangensis XJ-54 and encodes:
- a CDS encoding ATP-binding protein — translated: MERDAGTLIDHSESRRHAAPIRATPGERANIDVVERHREIAALRELFARSQRGHGQVALLTGGVASGKTKLLNTFADIASESGAIVLTATASRAEQIIRLGVVDQLLQQATLSREVAGNLALSIEENGMSAPQDTDGDPPPHPQVIRELSATLLGLASDRPLVLGVDDVQFADSQSLQVLLHLQRRMRSAPVLLILTEWSQPRPRQLPFHIEIARLPYFSRLRLAPLSQAGVAELLAQRFDPVTVRQLAPPYYQASGGNPLLLHALIEDYLSSEHPVSPESRAAPVVGDAFAQAVLACLQRWELTLFQVARGLALLGEHGSPHRLGRLLGMTADSAAQVLDVLTMAGLVENGGFRHPGARAAVLRDFPPDERSALHAHAAELLNQDGESATTVAGHLIAANRADGRWAVTVLREAAELALEHDEEMLAAACLELAQRECADERDRAMLTELLARAEWRSRPATAGHRINGLKKALRDGYLSDTGSLTLVKYLLWHGKADEAAATLRSLLRRQDPGERGELQLAYLLLTFSHPPHFPRHSDVGFDVVGDGALPPAEAPGRRAAAALGAVLTRGPLDTAVDAAEHILQTCAMTDRSLDTLLHALLTLVYAERSDRAAVLCDSLLAEADHRRATAWRTQLRTVRSDIAMRLGDPLLAAEHARAALDQLSAKEWGAGIGTPLSTLLLATTAMGDFAEAASLLKHPVPSDMFTTWFGPPYLYARGQYFLATGRPTAALNDFRQCGALMTEWNIDHPAIAPWRSGVAQVQLLLGRAGQSRQSLVDQMALPGAGARTRGVSLRLLAASSPPALRTHQLEESTKLLLESGDQLELAATLGALAEASRADGDQAKARETLERAVELARGCHATALHQQLVSSGEASGEHGGASRETDGVASLTKAERRVAALAGLGHTNRTISRKLGITVSTVEQHLTRVYRKLNVRSRAELPSGLPLHPVPTIAASDREEGPITALHRRAPAAQC
- a CDS encoding O-methyltransferase, which translates into the protein MANQIEYSPELLDYVRDVSLRDDEILRDLRHETAQLPMGEAMQVMAEEGQFLALLVSLVGAREVLEVGTFTGYSTLCMARALPADGRLVTCDISTKWPDIARPYWERAQVADRIDVRIGEGSATLAALEAERGPGSFDLVFIDADKSGYRAYYEAALTLVRQGGLIVLDNTLFFGRVIDPGIQDPDTVALRELNTFIRDDDRVEMALLPSADGITLARKKTG
- a CDS encoding AfsR/SARP family transcriptional regulator; the encoded protein is MRLTVLGRLRLRADDDTEVAIPRGKAATLLLLLAGHHSRTVTIDRLMQALWGENPPRTAMAGLHNHVWALRSALGHARQGAEDRLQRTADGYQLDLRPGECDLIEFEQLVREGRDAARRGDHERVAGALRLAVALWQGQPSSQGTTASPPVADLLRAWEHARITAHEDCLAAEIELGRHDDVVPELHTLLAEHPLREELAGLLMRALWLGGNRAGALEVYTATRSALIDALGVEPGAELRDLQSRILRGERAPEGGATPPPLSEPPRQLPADTADFTGRDDVLTRIVEGLDPEKTDGAVRVVVVSGQPGAGKTTVAIRAAHRLADRFPGGQLYASLGGGSGSPRSPEDVLADLLRGLGVPDVAIPAGAEQRAASYRTRLARRRVLVVLDDAADMGQVRPLLPGTSGASVLVTSRRRLVGPPGVISLPLAPLTHEEGVLLLTRVIGRERVEAEPEAAGELVDLCGRLPLAIRVVVARLVTRPSWSLARLLAKMRDRRLVLDELAVAELDVRAGFTVSHDALGELERRVFRRFALVGTPDLSPWALAALVDDDACVDQALHNLLESHLVEPASVRAERYTMHDLVRVFASEQGRALDGDPEIEGTAARAAFRRVFDRCRMLIELAHRDLPPPAGWLAPVGPPPSETFQALSPLPQEMAAVVSRDPTAWCAAECETLLDILIRGAELGWYRDALDAAERLSSFLAMKHRRSEIDRVYSAVARAAAGDALVSARAEFGRAHAAAMGGLLGDAAAILTSCAEVFARAGENPALMNTLVLLSFCRMQLGDLAAAEQLARDALDLRALTEDLRCEARALRQLGNVRISAGDPHSAVSPLRRALAVAERIGEADLEAVVLSSLAKALIALGELGAADDVCRRALTLLDELDQPVGHAYVRLSHSRIVEYRGGHREAIGLIEKALRVFTEFADRRGEVEARHRLAVNLLALGQTDQAAELAGSALTLARELGMHRKTEELDRTLAAARAVTTR
- a CDS encoding class I SAM-dependent methyltransferase, producing the protein MRVLMVFRHLLRGRAQADAPGALRQARLYDLMSLVVFNRHRRRVYGRIVELSGAQPGDRVLDVGCGPGYLTALAAGAVASEGDAVGIDPSEPMIDRARQVRGHGNCSFELGKAEALTAPDASFDVVLSSLALHHGPEAARAKAISEMYRVLRPGGCAVVVDFRPPQGRLGQHLAGVLAGNDMRHNPIDRLAPMAQDAGFTSVTSGDLGFSLHYVRAYRPVSP
- a CDS encoding TetR/AcrR family transcriptional regulator, which translates into the protein MTEQQGPSGRAMAGRSRMTGPQRRESILVAATEVFAEVGYQRARTAAVARRIGVSEPVIFQNFGTKAELFAAAVRRRADQICAWLADFVARQESVSALLATVLDPVHLQRVHTPGSIGALFADASAITGEPVIEAASQDATRRIAVALAAVLEHGRCAGELRADLDVEAGAWWLLSLTASQKFRRATAPDSVDVESRLAETVLDFLVGQRRHD